The Mammaliicoccus sciuri genome window below encodes:
- a CDS encoding IS3 family transposase — protein MAFELKEEGFKLKDILVKVGIPEATYHYHAKQLQKEDLDKGWKKKIIELFQKHNGKYGYRRIYLALRNQGYLINHKKVQRIMRELGLKCQKFTRKSRYQS, from the coding sequence GTGGCATTCGAACTCAAAGAAGAAGGATTCAAATTAAAAGATATCTTAGTAAAGGTTGGTATACCAGAAGCAACCTATCATTACCATGCCAAACAATTACAAAAGGAAGATTTAGATAAAGGTTGGAAGAAAAAGATCATTGAACTTTTTCAAAAACACAACGGTAAATACGGCTATCGTCGTATATATTTAGCTTTGAGAAATCAAGGTTATCTCATTAACCATAAGAAAGTACAACGAATTATGCGAGAACTAGGATTAAAATGTCAAAAATTCACACGTAAATCACGCTATCAATCATAG
- a CDS encoding IS3 family transposase has protein sequence MAENRLNRRFHTSIRLQKLVTDITEFKCAEEQKLYLSPIMDLYNGEIISYGISRRPTLDLVLQSLDKAVTIIKHEAPYRTTIHSDQGWHYQHNAWIRRLSEQRIYQSMSRKATCADNASMENFFGIMKQEMYHGEELVNYETLKRRIEDYIYWYNNERLKLKLAGRSPVQYRTQSSQLIA, from the coding sequence GTGGCTGAAAATCGCTTGAATCGTAGATTCCATACATCTATTCGACTTCAAAAATTAGTGACAGATATCACTGAATTTAAATGTGCTGAAGAACAAAAATTATATCTCAGCCCTATTATGGATTTATACAATGGGGAAATCATTTCTTATGGTATATCCAGAAGACCAACATTAGACTTAGTACTTCAATCATTGGATAAAGCAGTTACAATCATTAAGCATGAAGCACCATATCGTACGACGATACATTCTGATCAAGGTTGGCATTATCAGCATAATGCATGGATTAGAAGATTATCGGAACAAAGGATTTATCAAAGTATGTCACGTAAAGCGACGTGTGCGGATAATGCTTCTATGGAGAATTTCTTTGGCATCATGAAGCAGGAAATGTATCATGGAGAAGAACTTGTTAACTATGAAACATTAAAAAGAAGAATTGAGGATTACATCTATTGGTATAACAATGAACGTTTGAAATTAAAATTGGCTGGACGAAGTCCAGTACAATACCGAACTCAATCCAGCCAATTAATAGCATAA
- a CDS encoding IS256 family transposase has product MTQLNVNLDYEELASAIFGSDMNASMKTIAMTVINAYMEMERDKYVNAGYKQKNSGRNAQRNGYYERDFLMPIGNLTLKVPRTRDGEFTTEVFNQYSRSDQSLILAMTEAYINGVSTRNVNKIVESLTGKSVSKSTVSGVIKNLDPEIKEWAGRPIVSHQYKYVFVDAMHIKVRENNKIVSKGVYIAMGINENRKRDIIGFKISNQESELAWSEFFEDLRMRGLTTPELIISDAHSGLIKSIKSQFIDSSWQRCTFHFLKNIVERFPKKNSKEARMLLKSIFQAPTYRHAVQLKDEFIAQYESNPKYVEAIKILDEGFEDASQFYRFPAQHHKNLRTTNSVENINMQLRKREKIVKTFPNLDSAFRLIGAVLMDIQERFDKSNRPFIA; this is encoded by the coding sequence ATGACTCAATTAAATGTTAACTTAGATTATGAAGAATTGGCAAGTGCTATTTTTGGAAGTGATATGAATGCGTCTATGAAAACAATAGCTATGACTGTCATAAATGCATACATGGAAATGGAAAGAGACAAGTATGTTAATGCTGGATATAAACAAAAGAATTCAGGAAGAAACGCACAACGTAATGGCTATTATGAGCGTGATTTCCTGATGCCTATTGGCAATCTGACATTAAAAGTTCCAAGAACACGTGACGGTGAATTTACAACTGAAGTATTTAATCAATATTCGCGTTCTGACCAATCGCTTATTTTAGCGATGACAGAAGCATACATTAATGGTGTTTCAACTAGAAATGTTAATAAAATTGTGGAATCCCTAACGGGAAAATCTGTGTCTAAATCAACTGTTTCAGGCGTAATAAAAAACCTAGATCCTGAAATTAAAGAATGGGCTGGTAGACCTATTGTTAGTCATCAGTATAAGTATGTATTTGTTGATGCTATGCACATTAAGGTAAGAGAGAATAATAAAATTGTTTCTAAAGGTGTTTATATCGCTATGGGTATCAACGAAAATAGAAAACGCGACATTATTGGCTTTAAAATTTCTAATCAAGAGTCAGAATTAGCTTGGTCAGAGTTTTTTGAAGACTTAAGAATGCGTGGTTTAACAACACCTGAACTTATTATCTCTGATGCGCATTCTGGACTTATTAAATCTATTAAGTCACAGTTTATTGATTCATCTTGGCAACGTTGTACATTCCATTTTCTTAAAAATATTGTAGAGAGATTTCCTAAAAAGAACTCTAAAGAAGCTAGAATGTTACTTAAATCAATATTCCAAGCACCAACATATCGTCACGCTGTTCAGCTCAAAGATGAATTCATTGCACAATATGAAAGTAATCCTAAGTATGTGGAAGCTATTAAAATATTGGATGAAGGCTTCGAAGATGCCTCACAATTCTATAGATTTCCTGCTCAACATCATAAAAATCTAAGAACTACTAATTCAGTTGAAAATATTAATATGCAACTCAGAAAACGAGAAAAAATAGTTAAAACATTCCCTAATCTAGATTCAGCTTTTAGATTAATTGGCGCAGTACTTATGGATATTCAAGAAAGATTTGATAAGTCTAACAGACCATTTATCGCTTAA
- a CDS encoding DUF4011 domain-containing protein, which translates to MGIHALVIFTHGHAFVGYWLLEKSYTEPFISDYAAISKRLSDDIKDIDVVEATSIVNGKDISFEQSVYLAKNQLLTPYNFDGAVDVKCCRNYGITPILSKENRSDYVMEAYGIRETVTDAPNTIIERAGDIEFKVNEVEKTDIWSRNLLDLTLRNPMINFRMNKSSVQLMVYNVATLEDQLSSQEQFKIIEKPKGITFQESDNHIFNAKLLEAEFKNIIDDDFKENRLRSFLTENAIEKQLKSIYRKAKVNLDENGANSLFLAIGFLKWRNSNDEYRVYHAPILLLPLSMEKKSAGSNIVIELSDEEPQFNITLVEYLRQNFNIDLRHLIDLPKDDKGTDIPLLFSAIRKAIMDKSGWDLEEIATISNFSFSKFVMWNDLQNRIEEIKSNYNIQALINGNYKIDRSLEGINARNIEKTDKPHELSIGSSVDASQLEAIKASEESSFVLHGPPGTGKSQTITNMIIHNINKGKKVLFVAEKQAALNVVNERLTKLGLEDFTLELHSNKTKKSRFLGKIEKSTSKNYESQPFEVISKSEELFNLKYELSEFVESLHKRQKSGYSLYDLIQMHEQYEVIPKYMHLNSNVIDSLEYEDIRKIKDLTSIIDKTVNQLKYTIFGHPLKNFKINKYSISKKDKLSGIFDDIKRTIKEIDDILCNDLEFENLNIVKDLFKTYTNMNVLDGYTYNESISDEMFRLYQNIPLDKAFEYASSLLSRYRNTERAILDKYNEKVLNINVEAIRNEYSEIKSKLFKSKKLKKLFSNLEVELLQSHQLSEEEFNNDVQLMTDYQKYRNELQSNNENFIQSFGHGWEGKNTDLELLSEQIKFINKVNIHSMSEPNKNQIKNLLDIKIHNVEVYEKLNELLMLFVQSSNVIVEEYQYDQNKFEKLKLMDINNLITEWQKGIIDFKNWTLVNEHFEYLNDTLKTDIRERFIELEDNKYNTHQLIMKDLIEILIHEYFTYNETLDSFNSFELEQKIELLKEKEKEFSAVTVENTIFNMQQNINRKRDDKKFEKEFLVLQKAVRSRGRGQSIRNIFNDTSNIIQDIFPIMLMSPLSIAQYIDPQFPKFDLVIFDEASQIPTYVAIGAISRAKNCIVVGDPKQMPPTSFFTTNNIDEDNIELEDLESLLDDCLAANFPEKYLKWHYRSNHESLIHYSNLTYYNSSLFTYPSSETTSSKVFFENVNGIYRRGNYRHNEIEAESIVNMLINHLESNSEDSIGVITFNIQQQNLIEDLFNLKLVDYPELDHKNRKFI; encoded by the coding sequence GTGGGTATTCATGCTTTAGTAATATTTACGCACGGACATGCATTTGTAGGTTACTGGTTATTAGAAAAATCATATACTGAACCTTTTATTTCAGATTATGCAGCTATTTCAAAAAGATTATCAGATGATATAAAAGATATAGACGTGGTAGAAGCAACTTCGATAGTAAATGGTAAAGATATTTCTTTTGAACAGTCTGTATATCTTGCTAAAAATCAATTGTTAACACCATATAATTTTGACGGTGCTGTTGATGTAAAGTGTTGTAGAAATTATGGTATTACCCCAATTTTAAGTAAAGAAAATAGATCTGATTATGTTATGGAAGCCTATGGAATACGTGAAACAGTTACGGATGCTCCAAACACAATAATTGAAAGAGCTGGAGATATAGAATTTAAGGTGAATGAAGTTGAAAAAACAGATATTTGGAGTAGAAATTTATTAGATTTAACACTTAGAAACCCTATGATAAATTTTAGAATGAATAAAAGTTCAGTTCAACTTATGGTATACAATGTTGCAACATTAGAAGATCAGCTATCAAGCCAAGAACAGTTTAAGATAATTGAAAAGCCGAAAGGTATAACATTCCAAGAATCTGATAATCATATTTTTAATGCAAAATTACTAGAAGCAGAATTTAAAAATATTATAGATGATGATTTTAAAGAAAACAGACTTAGAAGTTTTCTTACTGAGAACGCAATAGAAAAACAACTTAAATCTATATATAGAAAGGCTAAAGTTAATTTAGATGAAAATGGTGCTAATTCGCTATTTTTAGCGATTGGGTTTTTGAAATGGCGTAATTCTAATGACGAATACAGAGTATATCATGCACCTATACTTTTACTACCTTTATCTATGGAGAAAAAGAGTGCAGGAAGTAATATTGTAATTGAATTAAGTGATGAAGAGCCACAATTTAATATTACATTGGTTGAATATTTACGACAAAATTTCAATATTGATTTGAGACATCTAATTGATTTACCAAAAGACGATAAAGGAACCGATATTCCTTTACTTTTCTCTGCTATAAGAAAAGCAATTATGGATAAAAGTGGTTGGGATTTAGAAGAAATTGCTACAATAAGTAACTTCTCATTTAGTAAATTTGTAATGTGGAATGACTTGCAAAATAGAATAGAAGAAATTAAATCGAATTATAATATTCAAGCCTTAATAAATGGGAATTATAAAATTGATAGATCTTTAGAAGGCATTAATGCAAGAAATATTGAGAAAACGGATAAGCCACATGAATTAAGTATAGGTAGTTCGGTTGATGCCTCGCAATTAGAAGCTATAAAAGCAAGTGAAGAGAGCAGTTTTGTACTTCATGGTCCACCAGGTACAGGAAAATCACAGACAATAACTAATATGATTATCCATAATATTAATAAAGGTAAAAAAGTTTTGTTTGTGGCAGAGAAACAAGCAGCATTAAATGTTGTAAACGAGAGATTAACAAAATTAGGATTAGAAGATTTTACTTTAGAATTGCATTCCAATAAAACAAAAAAATCTAGATTTTTAGGAAAAATTGAAAAAAGTACAAGTAAAAATTATGAATCACAGCCATTTGAAGTGATTAGTAAATCAGAAGAACTTTTTAATTTGAAATATGAATTGAGTGAATTTGTAGAATCTTTACATAAGCGACAAAAAAGTGGTTATAGTTTGTATGACCTAATACAAATGCACGAACAGTATGAAGTTATACCTAAATATATGCATTTAAACTCAAATGTAATTGATAGCCTTGAATATGAAGATATAAGAAAAATTAAGGATTTAACATCGATTATTGATAAAACTGTAAATCAGCTAAAGTATACGATTTTTGGTCATCCTTTAAAAAATTTCAAAATAAATAAGTATAGTATTTCTAAGAAAGATAAATTATCAGGTATATTTGATGATATAAAAAGAACTATTAAAGAAATTGATGACATACTGTGTAATGATTTAGAATTTGAAAACCTAAATATAGTAAAAGACCTGTTCAAAACATATACAAACATGAATGTGTTAGATGGCTATACTTATAATGAGTCAATCAGTGATGAAATGTTTAGATTATATCAAAATATACCGTTAGATAAAGCATTTGAATATGCAAGTTCGTTATTAAGTAGGTATAGAAATACAGAAAGAGCTATATTAGATAAATATAATGAAAAAGTACTTAATATAAATGTAGAAGCAATTAGAAATGAATACAGTGAAATAAAAAGTAAACTTTTCAAAAGTAAAAAGCTGAAAAAATTATTTAGTAATTTAGAAGTAGAGTTACTTCAAAGTCATCAATTATCAGAGGAAGAGTTTAATAATGATGTTCAGTTAATGACAGATTACCAAAAGTATAGAAATGAATTACAAAGTAATAACGAAAACTTTATCCAGTCATTTGGTCATGGTTGGGAAGGTAAAAACACAGATTTAGAATTATTAAGTGAGCAAATAAAATTCATCAACAAAGTTAATATACATTCGATGAGTGAACCTAATAAAAATCAGATAAAGAATTTACTTGATATAAAAATCCATAATGTTGAAGTATATGAAAAGTTAAATGAATTACTTATGTTATTTGTACAGTCTTCAAACGTAATAGTTGAAGAATATCAGTATGATCAAAATAAATTTGAAAAACTAAAATTGATGGATATTAATAACTTAATAACTGAATGGCAAAAAGGTATTATTGACTTTAAAAATTGGACATTAGTTAACGAACATTTTGAATACTTGAATGACACTTTAAAAACGGATATTAGAGAGAGATTTATTGAATTAGAAGATAATAAATACAATACTCATCAATTGATTATGAAAGATTTGATTGAAATTCTTATTCATGAATACTTCACTTATAATGAAACTTTAGATTCGTTCAATAGTTTTGAACTTGAACAAAAAATAGAGCTATTAAAAGAAAAAGAAAAAGAGTTTAGCGCAGTGACAGTTGAAAACACTATTTTTAATATGCAACAAAATATAAATAGAAAACGTGATGATAAAAAGTTTGAAAAAGAATTTTTAGTTTTACAAAAAGCTGTAAGAAGTAGAGGTAGAGGCCAATCAATCCGAAATATATTTAATGATACCTCTAATATAATTCAAGATATATTTCCAATAATGTTAATGAGTCCGCTATCAATAGCACAATATATTGATCCGCAGTTTCCAAAATTTGATTTAGTTATATTTGATGAAGCCTCACAAATACCAACTTATGTTGCAATTGGAGCCATATCTAGAGCTAAAAATTGTATAGTTGTAGGTGATCCGAAACAAATGCCACCAACTTCATTCTTTACAACGAATAATATTGATGAAGATAATATTGAGTTAGAAGATTTGGAAAGTTTATTAGATGACTGTTTAGCAGCTAATTTTCCGGAAAAATATTTAAAATGGCACTATAGATCAAATCATGAAAGCTTAATTCATTACAGTAATTTAACTTACTATAATAGTTCATTATTTACTTATCCTTCATCTGAGACTACTTCTTCGAAAGTATTTTTTGAGAATGTTAATGGTATATATCGAAGAGGAAATTATAGACATAATGAAATAGAAGCAGAGTCGATAGTAAATATGCTCATTAATCATTTGGAAAGTAATAGTGAAGATTCCATTGGTGTAATAACATTCAATATACAGCAACAAAATCTTATAGAAGATTTGTTTAATTTAAAGTTAGTCGATTATCCAGAACTAGATCATAAAAATCGAAAATTCATCTGA
- a CDS encoding DUF4064 domain-containing protein, whose amino-acid sequence MINRTMERVLIWIGIAIQIIILLILVLSLYVVFSSSEENIRTMMQEDAMSLNEATSAQNILNGFLIFEIIWSTILMGIAIITNFLIKNNSKVAGILFIVIGILSILSNWIAMILWIIAGILILNKKKKVSLYNDIEEKDENPFISNKEKNINDEVSTHIKSNHKEENDLENPYKF is encoded by the coding sequence ATGATAAATAGAACTATGGAACGTGTTTTAATATGGATTGGTATAGCTATTCAAATAATTATATTATTAATATTAGTACTAAGTTTGTATGTAGTTTTTTCAAGCAGTGAAGAAAATATAAGAACCATGATGCAAGAAGATGCAATGTCTTTAAATGAAGCGACTTCTGCACAGAATATTTTAAATGGATTTTTGATATTTGAAATTATCTGGAGCACTATATTGATGGGTATAGCCATAATTACTAATTTCTTGATAAAAAATAACTCAAAAGTAGCAGGTATTTTATTCATAGTTATAGGTATATTATCAATACTAAGTAACTGGATTGCTATGATTTTGTGGATAATAGCAGGTATTCTAATCCTTAACAAGAAAAAGAAAGTTTCTTTATATAATGATATTGAAGAAAAAGATGAAAATCCTTTTATATCAAATAAAGAAAAGAATATTAATGATGAAGTATCGACACATATAAAATCTAATCATAAAGAAGAAAATGATCTTGAAAATCCATATAAATTTTAA